A stretch of Campylobacter volucris DNA encodes these proteins:
- a CDS encoding bacteriohemerythrin produces the protein MLPKWCDKYSIHNKAIDEQHKKLFELAANAEMISDKPIHKGQVKFLLADFFNYMKEHFSDEEKYMAKIGYPDLANHQKIHKSIIQSMIELIQNIKSTNDLKEKLNIIASKWLLEHILKEDMKIEQWHQEHLKKSHSKHDTNTQKTYEYICLCKDKIHKVSYEIHQKIQTTNANYKCKTCQEYIKLK, from the coding sequence ATGCTACCTAAATGGTGTGATAAATACAGCATACATAACAAAGCAATAGATGAACAGCACAAAAAACTCTTTGAACTTGCTGCAAATGCTGAAATGATTTCAGATAAACCTATACACAAAGGTCAAGTCAAATTTCTACTAGCAGATTTTTTCAACTATATGAAAGAACACTTTTCCGATGAAGAAAAATACATGGCAAAGATAGGATATCCTGATCTTGCAAATCATCAAAAAATTCACAAAAGCATTATACAATCAATGATTGAACTCATTCAAAATATAAAAAGCACAAATGATTTAAAAGAAAAATTAAATATTATTGCATCAAAATGGCTACTTGAACATATTCTAAAAGAAGATATGAAAATAGAACAATGGCATCAAGAGCACTTAAAAAAATCACACTCTAAACACGACACAAACACTCAAAAAACCTATGAATATATTTGCCTATGTAAAGATAAAATTCATAAAGTATCTTATGAAATTCATCAAAAAATTCAAACTACAAATGCAAATTATAAATGCAAAACTTGTCAAGAATACATAAAATTAAAATAA